In Bifidobacterium adolescentis ATCC 15703, the sequence GGTAGGTGGCGGCGAGGTCCTCCAGGTAGTGGGCCACGCGGTGCGGGGCGCGCAGGTCGCCCGCTTCGCGCAGCAGGGCGGGCCACTGGGCGAGCGCGGCGAGCACTTCGCCGTCGGCGGTGGTGTCGAGCAGGCTCACGTCGGCGCCTTCGTAGGTGATGCCGGCGGCGGCCGCGTTGCGGTCCACGTTGCAGGAGCGGGCGTGCGCGTACTGCACGTAGTACACCGGATTCTCGTTGGAATGCGAGGACAGCAGGTTCAGGTCGATGTCCACCGGGGAGTTGTAGTCGGTGCGGGCCAGCGAATAGCGGGAGGCGTCCACGCCGATGGCGTCGGTCAGGTCGTCGATGGTGACGACGTTGCCGGCGCGCTTCGACATGCGCACGGCCTTGCCGTCCTTCATGACGTTGACGAGCTGGCCGATGAGGATCTGCATGTTCTCGCCCGGCTTGTCGCCGAAGGCCTCGCACATGGCCATCATGCGGCCGATGTAGCCGTGGTGGTCGGCGCCGAGCATGTAAATCGCCACGTCGGCCGGGTTGGTCTCGCGGTGGCGTTTGTTGCGGTAGTAGGCGATGTCGGCGGCGAAGTACGCGTAGTTGCCGTCGGACTTGATGATCACGCGGTCCTTGTCGTCACCGTGCTTGGTGGATTCGAACCAGGTGGCGCCGTCCTTTTCGAAGATGTCGCCGCGGGCGCGCAGATCGGCGATGGCCTGGTCCACTTCGCCGTCGGAATACAGGCTGTTCTCGTGGAACCACACGTCGAAATTGACGCGGAAGTTCTTCATGGAACGCTGGATTTCGTCGAACATCATCGGCACGGCGCGCTTGCGGAACTCCTCGCGCTGTTCGGAATCGCCTTCGCCGAGCGGGTTGCCGTCCTGGTCGGCGCCGCCGTCGACGCGCGGCAGGCTCAGCACGTCCACGCCGTCCGCGTTGGCTTCGTCGATGACACGCTTGGCGATTTCGTCGATGTACGCGCCCTTGTAGCCGTCGATCGGGGTTTCCTCGCCGTGGGCCGCGGCGACGAGCGACTTGGCGAAGCGGTTGATCTGCTCGCCGTGGTCGTTGAAGTAGTATTCGCGCACCACCTTGGCGCCGTTGGCCTCAAGCACGCGGGCCATGGAGTCGCCGACGGCCGCCCAACGGGTGCCGCCGATGTGGATCGGGCCGGTCGGGTTGGCGGATACGAATTCGAGGTTCAGGGTCTTGCCGGACAGGTGGTCGTTCTTGCCGTAGTCGCTGCCGGCTTCGAGCACGGTGTCCACCACTGCGGCCGCGGATGCGGAGTCGAGCGTGATGTTGATGAAGCCGGGGCCGGCCACTTCCACGGACTTGATGCCGTCGGCATTGGTCAGTTCGGCGGCGAACAGTTCGGCGAGATCACGCGGCTTCATGCCGGCCTTCTTGGCCAGCTGCATGGCCGCGTTGGACGCCCAATCGCCATGTGCGCGGTCCTTCGGGCGCATCACGGCGAACTTGGCCTGCGGCGGAATCAGATCGGCGGTCAGGGTGCCTGCCTTGCCTTCGGAGACAAGGGTGTTGGCAATGTTGAAAATCAGTTCACTAAGGGCTTCTGGACTCATTCTTCCAAGAATACCGGGCACGCTGACAGAATCAGTCTTCCTGTCCATCCTCACGATGGGGTTGCGATACGTCCTGCGGAACGCTTTGCAAGGCGTTCTGAGCATCGTCCTGCCCGCCATGCCGTTTCGTACGCCACGCCACGGACGCGTAGTAGCCCGTGTAGCACAGCGCCACGAACGGAATCATGTACAGCAGCGTGGAGCGCTGCGACGGATCGCAAATCACCAGAACCAGCGCGCCGACGCACATCACAATCGCGACGATCGGCACGAACGGGTAGCCAGGCGCGCGGTACTTGAGCTCGCCAACCGTATGCCCCTGCGCGAGCCATTGGTGGCGGAATCGCAAGTGGCAGACGGAAACCGACGCCCACACCACCAGTGTGGCCAGGCCGGAAACCGCGACCAGCGCGAGGTAGACGGTCGAAGCGGCCACCACGGAGGACAGCAGCGCCAGCAGCGAGCCGGCCATGCTGAACATCACCGCGAAAACGGGCACGCCGTGGAAGTTCGTTTTGGCGAGCTTGCGCGGAATCATACCCTCCTGCGCGAGCGACCACACCATGCGCGAGCACACGTACAGGCCGGAATTCGCGGCGGACAGCACGGCCGTCAGCACCACGAAATTCATGATGTCGCCGGCGAACGGCATGCCGATCGACTGGAACACGAGCACGAACGGGCTGGTGTCGACGCCCGACTTGCGCCACGGAATCAGCGCCGCCATGACGGCGATCGAGCCGATGAAGAAGATCGCCAGACGCAGCACGGTGGTGTGCACGGCCTTCGGAATCGCCTTGGACGGGTCCTTCGTCTCGCCGGCGGCGACGCCGACCACTTCGGTGCCGGAGAAGGCGAACACGACCGTCAGCAGCGTGGAGAAGATCGGCAGCACGCCGTTGGGCAGCCAGCCGTCGCTGTAGAAGTTCTCGAACATCGGCGCATGGCTATAGCCGGCGATCGGAATCGCGCCGAACATGGCGAGCAGGCCGATGATAATGAACGCGATGATGGCGAACACCTTGATGGACGCGAACCAGAATTCCGATTCGCCGTACAGGCGCACCGACAGGATGTTGAGCAGGAACACGACCACGATGAACGCGGCCGACCAGATCCATGCGGGCGAATGCGGGAACCAGCGTTGCATCAGCAGGCCCGCGGCGGTGAATTCGGAGGCGAGCGCCACCGCCCAATTCAGCCAGTAGAGCACGGCGATGGTGAACGCGGTGCCGGGGCCGATGAAACGCTTCGCATACAGGTGGAAGCTGCCGGCGTACGGCATGGCCACAGAGAGTTCGCCAAGACTCAGCATGATGAAGTAGACCAGTACGGAACCGATGGCATAGGCGATAATCGCACCGAGTGGACCGGCTTGGTGGATGGTGTAGCCGGAGCTTAAAAACAGTCCGGTTCCGATGACTCCACCAAGCGAAATCATGGTCAGGTGGCGCGTCTCCATTTTGCGCTCCAGCCCGCCCTGCTCGTCGTTCTGCTGGGCTTGCGCCGTGGGATCCGCGGCGGTTCCGGTCGCTGGCTGCGGCTGCCGTTCCTTCGTCCGCGTCGGTTCGCCGGCGATCTGCGCCTGTGCCTGCTGCTCTGCTTGCGATTGCGCCATGCTTGCCTCCGGCTTCCTGCGCGTTTGGTTGGGTGCGGCGTGTGTTTTGGCTGGCCGCACAATCGCAATACTATACGGCAGGCTCACGGCAATGCGCGAGCATCGTCGGATCGACCGCGAGCGGAGGAACGCCCGGAACAGCGACGGCCCGCAGCCGGGAAGGCATGCGGGCCGTCGATCGCGCTACTCGCGGTATGCGCGGAACGCTCAGAGCGCGGCGATGGCGTCGATCTCGACGAGCGCGCCCTTCGGGATGTTGTTGCCGCCGAACGCCACGCGGGCCGGCTTGACGGAGCCGATGAAGACCTTGGCGTATACGTCGTCGACCTCGTGGAAGTCTTCGACGTTCTTCATGTAGATGGTGGCGCGGACCACATTCTCGATGCCAGAGCCGGCGGTGTCGAGGATGTGCTTGATGTTCTTCAGCGCCTGCGCGGCCTGCTCGCCCGCACTCTCGCCGGCCAGTTCGCCGGTGGCCGGGTCGATGCCCAACTGGCCGGAGACGAACACGAATCCGTTGGCCTTCACGGCCTGGCTGTAGGCGCCGAGTGCTGCCGGGGCTTCGGAGGTGGCCACTGCTTCCAGCTTTTCGCTCATACTGTTCTCCTTTGTCGTAAGGTATGTTGCCGCAAGGTATGTAAACGCGCGCCAAGTATGTGCCAATATGCCCGTACATGCGCTATTTGCGTCGCACCTGAAATCATACTTTTCCGATGGGTGGAAGCGGGAAAAACCGTTCACAGAACGATATGGCCGGAGTTGGCGCCACACGGCGCAGCAGGCACGAAAACGGCGGAATCGCAAGGAAAACCGCGGAAAAATACAACAAAACGAGCAACAAAAAGGCTCCAGCCGTTCGACTGGAGCCTTGCCCGGTGGGCTTGATGGGGATCGAACCCACGACCTTCTGTTCCGGAGACAGACGCTCTATCCGCTGAGCTACAAACCCATGCAACGCACTACTGTACACGGTCTGCGCCCGTTTGCGACACGATTCGGCGAAAAACGTGACGCAGACCTTGCAATCGTTGGGAAAGTCAGTACGCGCGCTCAATGCATCAGAGTGCTCGGCGCAACCAGCACGCGCTGCACGCTCAGTACATGAGGGTGGCGAGGCGACGACGTGCGCGCTTCAGACGCTCGTCGGTCGGCTCGGGGATCGTGAAGTATTCGAGCAGACGCTGGCGCACCGGCTCGATGTCGGCCTTGTGGCCCGCCGCCACGAAATCAAGCAGACGGTCGAACGCGTCCTGGATCTGCCCGCCGATCATGTCGATGTCGGCGACGGCAAGCTGCGCGTCCACATCGTCCGGCTTGTCGGCGGCAGCGGCACGCACCACGCGCACGTCCGCATTGGCGGAACGGGCCAGCAGCAGCGCCTTCGCACGTTCGCGGGCGGCGCGCGTATCGTTCGGATCGGCTTCCAAAACCTTCTCGTACGCGGCGGCGGCACCGGCGTAATCGCCCTGCTGTGCCAGCATGTACGCTTCCTGATGTTCCGGCGGCACCTGATCCTGCACACTGCCGGCGGATGCGGAATTGGCCGCGTCGGAATCCGGATCGCCCGAATACGGAGCGGTGCCGGTCACGCCGGCCTGCTGTGCGGCGGCGATAAGCTTCGGCACGACCACGTCTGTGATCTGCTGCAGTTCCTCGTCGGACGGAAGGCCCTGCAGAATCGGCATCGGACGGCCGCCGATCAACGCGAACAGCGCCGGCGCACCCTGAATCTGGAACGCCTGTGCGATGGAGGGATTGGATGCGATGTCGATGCGGGACAGCTGGATCTGGCCGTTGAGCTTGTTCACCGCGTCACCCAATGCGCGTGCCATGGCGAACAGACGGTCGTCGGTCGGCACCCACAGGAACAGCAGAATCGGGAACGTGGCGGAGGTCTGCACCATGGCCTGGAACGTGTTCTCCGTGGTGTCGATGACATATCCGCCAGCCGCCGGAGCGCCGCCCGCCTGCCCCGGCTCGGCCTTCACCTGATGCTTGAGCGCTTCCAGATCAACGGCTCCCGCCAATGAAACACCCGGATGGAACGCTTGCTGCTCTGCCATACTTGCCTCCAAAAACACGAAATCGTTGCTGGCACCAACTATAGGTGCCAACAACGATTTCCCGGTTTTCATTCCCACGGATGCGCGATAGGCGGAAAACCGCCGACGATGCGCGTCCAAGGACCCGTCGTTTTACAGCGCTTCGACCTTCACCGGCTGGCGTTCGGAACCGACCGCGGTGATTTTCTGCCCGGAATTCGCCGGCGGAACATACAGCGCGATGACGTTCACATAGCTCGTCTTCATGGTGCTGGTGGCCTTGCCATTGCCGAACAGCGCCTTTTCCGCGTCAGAGGCCGGCTGCGATTCACGGCCAGCGCCGGCGGAACGCGTCCATTCGGAGTTGATCTGCGCCACCACCAGATCGCCGCCGTCCGCGGAACGCATGACGCTGATGGCTCCATTGACCGGTTCGAAGGTCTGCTGCTGCGTGCCTTCGTTAAGCTCCATGGCCTTCTGCACCTGGGCAGTCAGATCGGCAAGCTTCGATCGCAGATCATCATCCGCGAATTTGCTGGCGTACTTGCTGTTCGCCCCGTTCTGCAGCAGGTCCGCATACGCGTCCACCGCCGCTTTCGGCGTCATGACCAGACCGGTGTCCGTAGGCGTTCCCTGCGCGCTGCCGGTTTTGGAGATTTCGAAACTCGGCATCTTCACGCCGGAGAACAGTCGCGCCACACCCCACAGCTTGTAGTTCTGGCGTGCGGAATCCTGCCTGAACACCAGCAGACGCTTGGACTGCTGGTCCTTGGTTGTGGACGTGATGGAGAACACGGACCGTGGCCAGCCGGCATCCGTGGAGATCACGGCCTGGGCCAGATCCGTGGGGATGGTGGTCTTACGGTCAAGATTGCCCGTGGCTTTCGCTACGTTCAGCTCGCTGGTGCGGATGTCCAGTTCCGGACCTTCGAGAATCGTCGGCAACGTATCAGTGTCACGGTTCTGATTGCACTGGTCGAGCGTTTTGAGAATCCTCGTGCGGACCTTTTGCTCCTGCTTGGCGCTCAAGTTCGGCGCATCCTGCCGGGTGGTGGCTTTCGGGGTCGGCAGCTGGCCTTCGCAACCGCACATGCCGACGGCCATTCCCAGCGCGAGCATGGCCGCGATAATCGCCTGACTACGCTTCCTCATCACTGGTCCTCCTCTTGGCCGTCTTCCTGCGTTTCCGTCTGAACCTCCTCTTGGGCAAGACGAGCGAAATACGCGGCAAGCTCATCCTGCGAGATCACGGAAGTCGCCTCGTCGTCAACAGACGATTCGCCCGCCGTCGATTCAAATACGGTCGATTCGGACACAGTCGGCTGGCTTTCCGCAATCGTGTTCTGCTGGTCGGCGACCAGGTTACGTGCCACAGGATCGACGATGACGGGCTGTTGCGTTTCCTCGAACGACGACGTACGACCGCCGGTGCGATGTTCCGCATGGCGACGCCTGCCGTGACGCGACCTGCTCCGTGCCCTGTTGCTGGCGGCGGTTTCGGCGTTCTTCACCCAAGCCGAAACCTCGTTCTCATCGCCTTCGTTGACGCCAACGCCTTCGACCATGGCGAAAGCGCGCTTGTTGCGGCGCTTATGCGGCGGCATGGCGAATACGGAAGCGGAAAGCACGGCGAGAATCGCCAGCAGTCCGCCGGCAAGATACAACGGCATGGCGAAATTCGGCAGGTTACGACGGTCCCAATTCAGAGTGACCGTATCTCCCTTGCGGTTGCCGAAATCAATCAACGCCACAACATCCTCGGCGTTATTGCTGTTCGATCCTTTGACCTGCATATCAACGGCACCGTCATTGCACTTGATGGTGCGCCACATGTCGGAGTCCTTGAAAGCCACCTGGTTCTGGGAATTGTCCGCGGTTCCCTGCGCGGAGACCTTCATGGTGGAAAGCGTCGTCCAATCGGACAGACCGGAGACGCGCATGTACTTGCTTCCCGCAATCCATCCGGCAACGTCGCGCGCGGAACCTATGGCGATGCACACATTGGATTTCTTGTCACGGGATTTGGCCGAAATATTGACGCGGCTGTCTACCAGCTGCAGCACGTTCGGATCGGTGACCACGTATTCCGAACCGTTCACCGGAGCGGCGGCGGTGATCTCATTGTCCGGTTTCCAGACGGTTGAATTCAACACGCCAAACACGACGCATGCGATGGCAAGCAAGCCGAAAATAGGCGTGACGATGCCACGCATGATCTTCGCATGCCGGGTAGGGCCCGTCTCGATCTGCGGCTTCTCTTGTTCTTCCTGCAATACAGTCATAGCTTTTCCATTCTACAGTGTCCGTTTGCACAAGCCTGAAAAAAACATGAAAATCATGCTTTGCCGCTATGGTTGGCCCTATGCGTAAATCACTTCTTTCCAAGGCCGTCACGGCAGTCTGCGCAACGGTCATGTGCTTGGGCGTCACTGCGTGCGGCGGTAATTCCAGCGCGAAATCCGACAAGTCGAACTCGGATTCTTCCTCATCTTCCGAAAAAATCGGCATGCACCAAATCGCCGGCGTGACCGCCAAGGGCGAGCTCGGCAAGAAGCCGACCGTCTCGTTCAAAACGCCGATGACGGTTGAGGACAACAGCTACGTGGTGCTGCAGAAGGGCGACGGAGCCCAGATCGAGGACGGCGACCGCGTCTGCTCGCAGGGCATCGCCATCAGCGTCAAGGATGGTTCCGAACTGGCCAGCACGTGGGAGAAGAACACCCCCGACTGCTCCACCGTAGTCACCTCGGATACCAGCCAGATGACCGAGAACTACTACAAGATCTTCAAGAGCCTCAAGCTCAATTCCACCGTGGCGTTCGGCGTGAACGACTCGAATTCCTCCGGCACCTCGTATCTCATGGTACTCACGCTGGTGTCCAAGTCGAAGGACCTGAAGAAGGCCACCGGCGAGAAGGTCGCGGGCGTTCCGGCCGACCTGCCGAAGGTAACGCTCGCCAAGGACGGCAAGCCGTCGATCGACATGAACGGCTATAAGGGTTCCGATTCCCTGGTTTCCCAGGACCTCATCAAGGGCAAGGGCGCTGTGGTCAAGGATACGCAGTCCGTGGTGGCGCACTACACCGGCTGGCTGCTGGACGGCACGCAGTTCGATTCCTCGTGGGACCGCGGACAGTCCTCCGCCTTCTCGCTTGACAGCGTGATCAAGGGCTGGAAGCAGGGTCTGGCAGGCCACACGGTCGGTTCCCAAGTGCTGCTGGTGGTGCCGCCGAGCCTCGGCTACGGAAACAAGGATCAGGAGAAGATTCCGGCGAATTCCACGCTGGTCTTCGTGGTCGACATTCTCGCCGCCTACTGATCCGCCGAACCGACTGATAGGTTCCTCCAAAAACAAAATAGCCTCCCCCTCGGGAGGCTATTTTCATATGCATGCAAGTCCTAGGGGAAATCGCGGCAACGCGTGCGGTATCGAGGCGTACCGAGGGAAGGCGTACGAAGGTACGTCGACCGAGGAACAACGAAGATAACGCTCCGTTGCCGCGATTTCCAGAGTTGGAACCGAAAGAATCAGAACAACCGTAAAGAATCGTCCTCAGTGCCCTTCATCTCCTCGTAATCCAAAAGCAGGCATTTGAAACCGCGGTCCTGCGCGAGCACGCGGGCCTGCGGGGTGATGGTCTGCGCGGCGAAGATGCCGTGCACGGGGGCCAGCAGCGGGTCGCGGTTGAGCAGATCACAGTAGCGGGTGAGCTGTTCGACGCCGTCGATGCCGCCGTTGCGCTTGATTTCGATGGCCACGTGCTCGCCGTTGCCGTCAATCGCCATGATGTCGACCGGTCCGATGGCTGTCGGGTATTCGCGGCGCACGAGCTTCGCGCCTTTGCCGATGCGTTCGATCTGTTCGGCCAGGTACTTCTGCAGATGGTCTTCGACGCCGTCCTTGATGAGGCCCGGATCCTCGCCGAGGTCGTACGATTCGTCCGAATAGATGCGCTGCAACGTCACTTCCAGCACGTCGTTCGATTTGTCGGCCGACGCGCGGATCACCTTTTGCGGCACTTCAGTATCAACGTCGTCATCGGCGTGGTCGGGGGTGATGTCCCTGATGCTGCATGGCGCGGACATCCAGTTGAGCGGCTTGTATGAGCCGAGTTCGGAGAAGATCAGCAGGCTGTTGTCCGCCTT encodes:
- the argS gene encoding arginine--tRNA ligase, with the translated sequence MSPEALSELIFNIANTLVSEGKAGTLTADLIPPQAKFAVMRPKDRAHGDWASNAAMQLAKKAGMKPRDLAELFAAELTNADGIKSVEVAGPGFINITLDSASAAAVVDTVLEAGSDYGKNDHLSGKTLNLEFVSANPTGPIHIGGTRWAAVGDSMARVLEANGAKVVREYYFNDHGEQINRFAKSLVAAAHGEETPIDGYKGAYIDEIAKRVIDEANADGVDVLSLPRVDGGADQDGNPLGEGDSEQREEFRKRAVPMMFDEIQRSMKNFRVNFDVWFHENSLYSDGEVDQAIADLRARGDIFEKDGATWFESTKHGDDKDRVIIKSDGNYAYFAADIAYYRNKRHRETNPADVAIYMLGADHHGYIGRMMAMCEAFGDKPGENMQILIGQLVNVMKDGKAVRMSKRAGNVVTIDDLTDAIGVDASRYSLARTDYNSPVDIDLNLLSSHSNENPVYYVQYAHARSCNVDRNAAAAGITYEGADVSLLDTTADGEVLAALAQWPALLREAGDLRAPHRVAHYLEDLAATYHKWYNVERVVPMELTDPEARGEQADAIRIAKAPEPARAAARLKLNDAVKTVIAEGLDLLGVTAPDKM
- a CDS encoding amino acid permease, translating into METRHLTMISLGGVIGTGLFLSSGYTIHQAGPLGAIIAYAIGSVLVYFIMLSLGELSVAMPYAGSFHLYAKRFIGPGTAFTIAVLYWLNWAVALASEFTAAGLLMQRWFPHSPAWIWSAAFIVVVFLLNILSVRLYGESEFWFASIKVFAIIAFIIIGLLAMFGAIPIAGYSHAPMFENFYSDGWLPNGVLPIFSTLLTVVFAFSGTEVVGVAAGETKDPSKAIPKAVHTTVLRLAIFFIGSIAVMAALIPWRKSGVDTSPFVLVFQSIGMPFAGDIMNFVVLTAVLSAANSGLYVCSRMVWSLAQEGMIPRKLAKTNFHGVPVFAVMFSMAGSLLALLSSVVAASTVYLALVAVSGLATLVVWASVSVCHLRFRHQWLAQGHTVGELKYRAPGYPFVPIVAIVMCVGALVLVICDPSQRSTLLYMIPFVALCYTGYYASVAWRTKRHGGQDDAQNALQSVPQDVSQPHREDGQED
- a CDS encoding Rid family detoxifying hydrolase: MSEKLEAVATSEAPAALGAYSQAVKANGFVFVSGQLGIDPATGELAGESAGEQAAQALKNIKHILDTAGSGIENVVRATIYMKNVEDFHEVDDVYAKVFIGSVKPARVAFGGNNIPKGALVEIDAIAAL
- a CDS encoding tetratricopeptide repeat protein → MAEQQAFHPGVSLAGAVDLEALKHQVKAEPGQAGGAPAAGGYVIDTTENTFQAMVQTSATFPILLFLWVPTDDRLFAMARALGDAVNKLNGQIQLSRIDIASNPSIAQAFQIQGAPALFALIGGRPMPILQGLPSDEELQQITDVVVPKLIAAAQQAGVTGTAPYSGDPDSDAANSASAGSVQDQVPPEHQEAYMLAQQGDYAGAAAAYEKVLEADPNDTRAARERAKALLLARSANADVRVVRAAAADKPDDVDAQLAVADIDMIGGQIQDAFDRLLDFVAAGHKADIEPVRQRLLEYFTIPEPTDERLKRARRRLATLMY
- a CDS encoding FKBP-type peptidyl-prolyl cis-trans isomerase, with protein sequence MRKSLLSKAVTAVCATVMCLGVTACGGNSSAKSDKSNSDSSSSSEKIGMHQIAGVTAKGELGKKPTVSFKTPMTVEDNSYVVLQKGDGAQIEDGDRVCSQGIAISVKDGSELASTWEKNTPDCSTVVTSDTSQMTENYYKIFKSLKLNSTVAFGVNDSNSSGTSYLMVLTLVSKSKDLKKATGEKVAGVPADLPKVTLAKDGKPSIDMNGYKGSDSLVSQDLIKGKGAVVKDTQSVVAHYTGWLLDGTQFDSSWDRGQSSAFSLDSVIKGWKQGLAGHTVGSQVLLVVPPSLGYGNKDQEKIPANSTLVFVVDILAAY
- the nucS gene encoding endonuclease NucS, which produces MRIIVADCSAEYSERLNASLPLAKRVLLIKADNSLLIFSELGSYKPLNWMSAPCSIRDITPDHADDDVDTEVPQKVIRASADKSNDVLEVTLQRIYSDESYDLGEDPGLIKDGVEDHLQKYLAEQIERIGKGAKLVRREYPTAIGPVDIMAIDGNGEHVAIEIKRNGGIDGVEQLTRYCDLLNRDPLLAPVHGIFAAQTITPQARVLAQDRGFKCLLLDYEEMKGTEDDSLRLF